The following are from one region of the Poecilia reticulata strain Guanapo linkage group LG7, Guppy_female_1.0+MT, whole genome shotgun sequence genome:
- the LOC103467061 gene encoding olfactory receptor 1496-like: MENISETLISQAGDISSKCHSKLTDWRTVGDLFQSIIPHGPAVPALICVFAFLTLFSLLANLFTLYTIERSEDFSCLPRYILFKSLIFSDLLQTVTFAPAIIHSLAQHQTTTFSPYCYFQHVVSEATIFSSLTTITCMALERYLFVCYALQYTVTVTRERVSKVIVLIWLYSVAIGVVSLSLVLSKGRQENILDVTVGLLCEPDIMEQHVGSPRAPAIFRKVAGSLTLLLCLLAHAFSYFRMYRBXSNAVVPFNESNTAARRTVLFYCGMLFLQLLPLLIKVTSDALXEFKGTGVIELSAGSRADCLAGPSXTAAGFHVSLLIXLLVPPCINPLVYGLRSVELRKALLKLLRWRVGHRGGQERPRZMMRLRNIVHPNLPDAG; encoded by the coding sequence atggaaaacatttctgagacgCTGATATCACAGGCAGGAGACATCAGTTCCAAGTGCCACTCCAAACTAACAGATTGGCGCACAGTGGGAGACCTTTTCCAGTCCATCATTCCTCACGGACCGGCAGTTCCCGCGCTCATTTGCGTTTTTGCTTTCCTGACTCTTTTCTCTTTATTGGCCAACCTGTTCACTTTGTACACCATCGAGCGGTCGGAGGACTTCTCCTGTCTGCCACGCTACATCCTCTTCAAAAGCCTGATCTTCAGCGACCTGCTCCAGACCGTCACCTTCGCTCCCGCGATCATCCACTCGCTCGCGCAGCACCAAACTACGACATTCAGCCCTTACTGCTACTTTCAGCACGTCGTCAGCGAAGCCACCATCTTCTCCAGCCTCACCACCATCACCTGCATGGCGCTAGAGCGGTACCTGTTCGTGTGCTACGCCCTTCAGTACACGGTGACGGTCACCCGGGAGCGCGTGAGCAAAGTCATCGTCCTCATCTGGTTGTACTCTGTTGCCATCGGCGTCGTCAGCTTGAGTCTGGTGCTGAGTAAGGGAAGGCAGGAGAACATCCTGGACGTCACCGTGGGGCTGCTGTGTGAACCGGACATCATGGAGCAGCACGTGGGCTCCCCGCGCGCTCCTGCTATATTCCGAAAAGTGGCCGGTTCCCTCACGCTGCTGCTCTGCCTGCTGGCACACGCCTTCTCATACTTCAGGATGTAYCGYRACSCCAGCAACGCTGTTGTGCCGTTCAACGAGAGCAACACCGCGGCGCGAAGGACAGTCCTCTTCTACTGCGGGATGctgttcctgcagctgctgccgctgctcaTCAAGGTTACGTCGGACGCGCTGTGSGAATTCAAGGGTACCGGCGTCATCGAGCTGTCCGCCGGGTCTCGGGCGGACTGCCTTGCCGGCCCCTCAGYGACCGCGGCGGGGTTCCACGTGTCCCTGCTGATCWTGCTGCTGGTCCCACCCTGCATCAACCCTCTGGTGTACGGACTGCGAAGCGTGGAGCTCAGGAAGGCGCTGCTCAAGCTGCTCCGCTGGCGCGTGGGGCACAGAGGCGGCCAGGAGCGGCCGCGTSAGATGATGCGACTCAGGAACATTGTGCATCCCAACCTTCCTGACGCGGGTTAG